Proteins encoded by one window of Streptomyces clavuligerus:
- the lysS gene encoding lysine--tRNA ligase → MPTVAQSSTETDWVSRFADEVIAESERRAPGKPVVVASGLSPSGPIHLGNLREVMTPHLVADEVRRRGYEVRHLISWDDYDRYRKVPAGVEGVDESWAEYIGRPLTSVPAPQGSPHANWAEHFRAAMVASLAELGVEYDGISQTEQYTSGVYREQVLHAMRHRADIDAVLAQYRTRKAPAKTSQKPLDEAEVEAAEGSGAAGEDDGAGSSGYFPYKPYCGGCGKDLTTVTAYDDETTELTYTCSACGFAETVRLTEFNRGKLVWKVDWPMRWAYEGVIFEPSGVDHSSPGSSFQVGGEIVGIFGGERPIGPMYAFVGISGMAKMSSSKGGVPTPGDALKIMEAPLLRWLYARRRPNQSFKIAFDQEIQRLYDEWDKLSAKVADGSVLPADAAAHSRAVRTAAGELPVTPRPLPYRTLASVADITAGHDEQTIRILSELDPANPLATLDEVRPRLDRAEYWITSQVPADARTIVRAEPDRELLDTLDDEGRESLRLLLEGLDSHWSLDGLTTLVYGVPKVMAGLEPDARPTPELKVAQRTFFALLYRLLVTRETGPRLPTLLLAVGADRVRTLLGA, encoded by the coding sequence GTGCCGACCGTGGCTCAGAGCAGCACCGAGACCGACTGGGTCTCCCGTTTCGCGGACGAGGTCATTGCGGAATCGGAACGGCGTGCGCCTGGGAAACCGGTGGTCGTCGCCTCGGGTCTCTCCCCTTCCGGCCCCATCCACCTGGGGAATCTCCGTGAGGTCATGACCCCGCACCTGGTCGCGGACGAGGTGCGCCGGCGCGGGTACGAGGTCCGGCACCTGATCTCCTGGGACGACTACGACCGGTACCGCAAGGTGCCCGCCGGGGTCGAGGGCGTCGACGAGAGCTGGGCCGAGTACATCGGCCGCCCGCTGACCTCCGTGCCCGCCCCCCAGGGCTCCCCGCACGCGAACTGGGCCGAGCACTTCAGGGCCGCGATGGTCGCCTCGCTGGCCGAGTTGGGCGTGGAGTACGACGGGATCAGCCAGACCGAGCAGTACACCTCGGGCGTCTACCGTGAGCAGGTCCTGCACGCGATGCGCCACCGGGCCGACATCGACGCGGTGCTCGCCCAGTACCGCACCAGGAAGGCCCCGGCGAAGACGTCGCAGAAGCCGCTCGACGAGGCCGAGGTGGAGGCCGCCGAGGGCTCCGGCGCGGCGGGCGAGGACGACGGCGCGGGTTCGTCCGGCTACTTCCCGTACAAGCCGTACTGCGGTGGCTGCGGCAAGGACCTCACCACCGTCACGGCGTACGACGACGAGACCACCGAGCTGACGTACACGTGCTCGGCCTGCGGCTTCGCGGAGACCGTCCGGCTCACCGAGTTCAACCGGGGCAAGCTGGTCTGGAAGGTCGACTGGCCGATGCGCTGGGCGTACGAGGGCGTGATCTTCGAGCCCAGCGGGGTCGACCACAGCTCCCCCGGCTCGTCCTTCCAGGTCGGCGGGGAGATCGTGGGGATCTTCGGCGGCGAGCGGCCGATCGGCCCCATGTACGCCTTCGTCGGCATCAGCGGCATGGCCAAGATGTCCTCGTCCAAGGGCGGCGTCCCCACCCCGGGCGACGCGCTGAAGATCATGGAGGCGCCGCTGCTGCGCTGGCTGTACGCGCGCCGCAGGCCCAACCAGTCGTTCAAGATCGCCTTCGACCAGGAGATCCAGCGGCTGTACGACGAGTGGGACAAGCTCAGCGCCAAGGTGGCCGACGGCTCCGTGCTGCCCGCCGACGCCGCCGCCCACTCCCGGGCGGTGCGCACGGCCGCGGGTGAGCTGCCGGTGACGCCGCGTCCGCTGCCGTACCGCACGCTCGCGTCCGTCGCCGACATCACCGCCGGGCACGACGAGCAGACGATCCGCATCCTCAGCGAGCTGGACCCGGCGAACCCGCTGGCCACGCTGGACGAGGTCCGGCCCCGGCTGGACCGCGCCGAGTACTGGATCACCAGCCAGGTCCCGGCGGACGCCCGGACGATCGTGCGCGCCGAGCCGGACCGTGAGCTGCTGGACACGCTGGACGACGAGGGCCGCGAGTCGCTGCGGCTGCTCCTGGAGGGGCTGGACTCGCACTGGTCGCTCGACGGGCTGACCACGCTGGTCTACGGCGTGCCGAAGGTCATGGCGGGGCTGGAGCCCGACGCCAGGCCGACGCCCGAGCTGAAGGTGGCGCAGCGGACGTTCTTCGCGCTGCTGTACCGGCTGCTGGTGACCCGGGAGACCGGGCCGCGGCTGCCGACGCTGCTGCTCGCGGTCGGCGCGGACCGGGTGCGGACGCTG